A window of Candidatus Izemoplasma sp. contains these coding sequences:
- the def gene encoding peptide deformylase yields the protein MILMKDIIREGHPTLEKRTKEVELPLDTETRETLKDMMAYLENSQNPETAEKYGLRPGVGLAAPQINISKRMTCIFTTDETGEKLYKMMLINPKIISHSVKKTFLPGGEGCLSIDREVEGIVPRHKKIRVRAHQYLPETDSVRQIEFRVSGYVGVVIQHEIDHLDGILFPSRTTGMQTDLEPIVFPETQSEDSNEEKEEEL from the coding sequence ATGATATTAATGAAAGATATAATTCGAGAAGGTCATCCAACTTTAGAAAAACGCACAAAAGAGGTTGAACTGCCTCTCGATACAGAAACTAGAGAAACCCTAAAAGATATGATGGCATATCTGGAGAACTCGCAAAACCCAGAAACTGCCGAAAAGTATGGGTTACGCCCCGGTGTTGGTTTAGCGGCACCACAAATCAATATTTCAAAGCGAATGACCTGTATTTTTACAACAGATGAAACAGGTGAGAAACTATATAAAATGATGTTGATTAACCCAAAAATCATTAGCCATTCTGTCAAAAAAACGTTCTTACCTGGTGGTGAAGGATGTTTGAGCATAGATCGCGAAGTTGAAGGGATTGTCCCTAGACATAAGAAAATACGCGTACGTGCCCATCAATATTTACCTGAGACAGACTCTGTTAGACAAATTGAATTTCGTGTCAGTGGGTATGTCGGTGTTGTAATACAACACGAAATTGATCATTTAGACGGTATCTTATTCCCATCTCGTACAACAGGTATGCAAACTGATTTAGAACCAATCGTGTTTCCTGAAACACAATCTGAAGATAGTAACGAAGAAAAAGAGGAGGAATTATGA